In a single window of the Tellurirhabdus bombi genome:
- a CDS encoding AMP-binding protein, producing the protein METRSATKYPWLKYYPKGVPYEINPDAYPSLVELMEEGFRNYADKAAYACMGKKLTYGEIDQLSRQFAAFLQNDLKLQKGDRLVIQMPNLLQYPVVMFGALRAGLIVVNTNPLYTPREMRHQFKDSGAKAIVILANFANNLEKILPETDIQHVIVTQIGDLLGFPKKQIVNAVVKYVKKMVPAYQLPSAISFSEALSRGSRTTYKRPTMTSKDLAFIQYTGGTTGVSKGAMLTHRNMIANVEGQNEWMKPGLKKNGPSEQEIIVAALPLYHVYALTCNALSALKIGALNLLITNPRDMNAFIDDLKKYKITMFTGLNTLYNGLLNHPRINEVDFSELTITSAGGMALQSSVTERWQKMTGNLPAEGYGLSETSPVLSSNAVDGTARIGTIGTPWPSTEMKPMKEDGTEAAIGEPGELWARGPQVFAGYYNRPDETAKVMEGDWFKTGDIGTMDEDGFFRIVDRKKDMVLVSGFNVYPNEIEDVVAACPGVLEVACIGVPDNKSTEAVKVFIVKKDESLTEEAIKAYCRENLTGYKRPRYIEFRTELPKTNVGKILRRSLREEELAKSK; encoded by the coding sequence ATGGAAACTAGATCAGCAACCAAATATCCCTGGCTGAAATACTATCCCAAAGGAGTGCCTTACGAAATCAATCCAGACGCTTATCCTTCGCTGGTAGAGCTGATGGAAGAAGGCTTCCGCAACTATGCCGACAAAGCAGCCTACGCCTGTATGGGTAAGAAATTAACCTACGGGGAAATCGACCAGCTTTCGCGTCAATTTGCGGCGTTTTTGCAAAATGACTTAAAGCTTCAGAAGGGTGATCGCCTTGTTATTCAGATGCCTAACCTGCTGCAATACCCGGTGGTGATGTTCGGCGCTTTGCGGGCCGGTCTGATCGTTGTCAATACCAATCCGCTCTATACGCCCCGCGAAATGCGGCACCAGTTCAAAGACTCGGGGGCGAAAGCCATCGTGATTCTGGCCAATTTTGCGAATAATCTGGAAAAAATCCTGCCTGAAACGGACATCCAGCATGTAATTGTCACGCAGATTGGTGATTTGCTGGGTTTCCCGAAAAAGCAGATTGTCAATGCGGTGGTGAAATACGTCAAGAAAATGGTTCCGGCCTACCAGTTGCCCAGCGCGATTTCGTTCAGCGAGGCGCTGAGCCGGGGCAGCCGGACTACGTACAAGCGTCCAACAATGACCAGCAAAGATCTGGCCTTTATTCAATACACGGGTGGCACAACCGGCGTTTCGAAAGGCGCGATGCTAACGCACCGGAACATGATTGCCAACGTAGAAGGCCAGAACGAATGGATGAAGCCCGGACTGAAGAAAAACGGTCCGTCGGAGCAGGAAATTATTGTTGCTGCTTTGCCATTATACCACGTTTATGCGTTGACTTGCAATGCATTATCGGCGCTTAAGATTGGTGCATTAAACTTGCTGATCACGAATCCCCGCGACATGAACGCCTTTATCGATGATTTGAAAAAGTACAAAATCACGATGTTTACGGGGCTAAATACGCTTTATAATGGCTTGCTGAACCATCCGAGAATCAACGAAGTCGACTTTAGTGAACTAACCATTACGTCGGCGGGCGGGATGGCGTTGCAGTCGTCGGTGACGGAGCGGTGGCAGAAAATGACGGGCAACCTTCCGGCGGAAGGCTATGGCCTATCGGAAACCTCGCCGGTTCTTTCGTCGAATGCGGTGGATGGCACGGCCCGCATCGGGACAATCGGAACGCCCTGGCCCAGCACCGAAATGAAACCGATGAAAGAGGATGGAACCGAAGCCGCCATTGGCGAACCCGGTGAACTCTGGGCGCGGGGACCGCAGGTCTTCGCTGGTTACTACAACCGCCCCGATGAAACGGCCAAGGTGATGGAAGGCGACTGGTTTAAAACCGGCGATATCGGTACGATGGACGAAGATGGTTTTTTCCGGATTGTGGATCGTAAGAAAGACATGGTGCTCGTTTCGGGTTTTAACGTTTATCCAAACGAGATCGAAGATGTGGTAGCTGCCTGTCCGGGCGTGCTGGAAGTGGCCTGCATTGGCGTACCCGATAACAAATCGACCGAAGCGGTAAAGGTATTCATTGTTAAAAAAGACGAGAGCCTGACCGAAGAAGCGATAAAAGCGTACTGCCGCGAGAACCTGACGGGTTACAAACGCCCCCGATACATTGAGTTTAGAACGGAACTGCCCAAAACGAACGTTGGTAAAATCCTCCGCCGCAGCCTGCGGGAAGAAGAGTTAGCCAAATC
- the argC gene encoding N-acetyl-gamma-glutamyl-phosphate reductase gives MNQKLNVGIIGGAGYTGGELLRILINHPAVELAFVHSKSQAGKPVYSTHTDLLGDTEQVFSGEDTAELVKSDGLSVIFLCSGHGESAKFLAENNVPETVKIIDLSTDFRDESNGFVYGLPELQRERIQNATKIANPGCFATSIELALLPLAKAGLLNQDVHVSAVTGSTGAGQALSPTTHFSWRNNNMSIYKAFTHQHLKEIRQSITTLQAGFDQAVHFVPYRGDFTRGIMANVYTTFEGSREEAKALYADYYASHPFTHLSEAPIDVKQVVNTNKGLIHLEKHGDQLLITSIIDNLTKGASGQAVQNMNLIFGLPEDMGLRLKPVAF, from the coding sequence ATGAATCAGAAACTAAACGTTGGCATCATCGGCGGCGCGGGCTACACGGGAGGCGAGTTGCTACGCATTCTCATCAACCACCCCGCCGTTGAGTTAGCCTTTGTGCATAGCAAAAGCCAGGCTGGAAAGCCGGTTTATAGCACCCATACCGATTTATTGGGCGATACCGAGCAGGTTTTTTCGGGGGAAGATACCGCTGAATTAGTGAAGAGTGACGGGTTGTCGGTAATTTTCCTGTGCTCTGGCCACGGCGAGTCCGCCAAGTTCTTAGCCGAAAATAACGTACCCGAAACCGTTAAAATCATTGACCTAAGCACCGATTTTCGGGACGAGTCGAATGGTTTTGTTTACGGGTTGCCGGAACTTCAGCGCGAGCGCATCCAGAACGCGACGAAAATTGCCAATCCGGGTTGCTTTGCCACTAGCATCGAACTAGCCCTGTTGCCCCTGGCGAAAGCGGGTTTGCTAAACCAGGATGTTCACGTGAGCGCCGTCACGGGCTCGACGGGAGCCGGGCAGGCATTGAGTCCGACGACGCATTTTTCGTGGCGGAACAACAACATGTCCATCTACAAGGCATTCACGCACCAGCACCTGAAAGAAATCCGCCAGAGTATCACCACGTTGCAGGCAGGTTTCGATCAAGCAGTGCATTTTGTTCCTTACCGGGGCGACTTCACACGCGGTATCATGGCGAATGTTTACACGACGTTCGAGGGTTCGCGCGAGGAAGCTAAGGCTTTGTATGCGGATTATTACGCATCGCATCCGTTTACGCACCTGAGCGAGGCGCCGATTGATGTAAAACAGGTGGTGAATACCAATAAAGGATTAATCCATTTGGAAAAACACGGCGATCAGCTTCTGATTACCAGCATTATCGACAATTTGACGAAGGGCGCTTCCGGTCAGGCCGTACAAAATATGAATCTCATCTTCGGCTTGCCGGAGGACATGGGGTTGCGGTTGAAGCCAGTTGCGTTCTAG
- a CDS encoding argininosuccinate synthase yields MSKKVVLAFSGGLDTSFCVKYLSEDQGYEVHSVLVDTGGFSDAELKAIENRAYSLGVKSHATVSKTDDYYEQCLKYLIFGNVLKNNTYPLCVSAERIFQAIAVAEYAKSIGANAIAHGSTGAGNDQVRFDMAFRIIIPEAEIITPIRDLKLSREAEIDFLKAKGVEQEWHKAAYSINKGLWGTSVGGRETLTSHGFLPEEAWPTQVTKTEPTQITLRFEGGEIKEVAGESFDNPANAIQKLTELAGPYGIGRDIHVGDTIIGIKGRVGFEAPAPLILLKAHHTLEKHVLTKWQLYWKDQLANWYGSMLHEGQFLDPVMRNIETFLADTQGHVSGKVHVQLAPYRFQVLGIESDYDLMSAKFGSYGEMNNAWTGDDVRGFSKVASNQVMIYERVKESAEGKGE; encoded by the coding sequence ATGTCTAAAAAAGTAGTACTCGCTTTCAGCGGCGGTCTTGATACCTCGTTTTGTGTGAAGTATTTGTCGGAAGATCAAGGATACGAAGTGCATTCGGTCTTGGTTGATACCGGTGGTTTCTCGGATGCTGAACTGAAAGCAATCGAAAACAGGGCGTATTCGCTGGGAGTTAAGTCGCACGCAACAGTCTCGAAAACAGACGATTATTATGAGCAATGTCTGAAATACCTGATTTTCGGAAACGTGCTCAAAAACAATACATATCCGCTTTGCGTCAGTGCTGAGCGTATTTTCCAGGCCATTGCCGTGGCTGAATACGCCAAAAGCATTGGAGCCAACGCCATTGCGCACGGAAGCACGGGCGCTGGAAATGACCAGGTGCGGTTTGACATGGCGTTCCGGATCATTATTCCCGAAGCCGAAATTATCACGCCGATTCGCGATCTGAAACTATCCCGCGAGGCGGAAATTGATTTCCTGAAAGCCAAAGGCGTGGAGCAGGAGTGGCACAAAGCGGCTTATTCCATCAACAAAGGTTTGTGGGGTACGTCGGTGGGCGGTCGCGAAACGCTGACTTCGCACGGATTCCTGCCCGAAGAAGCCTGGCCAACGCAGGTAACCAAAACAGAACCAACGCAAATTACGCTACGGTTTGAAGGCGGTGAAATCAAAGAAGTAGCTGGCGAGTCGTTTGACAATCCGGCAAACGCCATCCAGAAACTGACTGAACTGGCGGGTCCTTACGGCATCGGCCGCGATATTCACGTAGGCGACACCATCATTGGCATCAAAGGCCGCGTTGGTTTCGAAGCCCCGGCTCCCCTGATCCTGCTGAAAGCGCACCATACGCTCGAAAAACACGTGCTGACAAAGTGGCAATTATACTGGAAAGACCAACTGGCCAACTGGTATGGTTCCATGCTGCACGAAGGCCAGTTCCTCGATCCGGTGATGCGGAATATTGAAACGTTCCTGGCCGATACGCAGGGCCACGTTAGCGGGAAAGTGCATGTGCAACTGGCTCCGTATCGCTTCCAGGTGTTGGGTATTGAATCGGATTATGATTTGATGTCGGCGAAATTTGGTAGCTACGGCGAAATGAACAATGCCTGGACGGGCGACGATGTGCGCGGCTTCTCGAAAGTTGCCTCTAATCAGGTTATGATTTACGAGCGAGTAAAAGAATCAGCGGAAGGAAAAGGCGAATGA